In a genomic window of Polyodon spathula isolate WHYD16114869_AA chromosome 21, ASM1765450v1, whole genome shotgun sequence:
- the LOC121296145 gene encoding axin-2-like has protein sequence MIRTLTDSFREDAPRPPVPGEEGESSCQRKLAMKTQKAKTTVAPLSSDAAPRRNEGDLGEPEGSASPDSPLSRWTKSLHSLLGDQDGAHLFRIFLEREKCVDTLDFWFACNGFRQMDLKETKTLRVAKAIYKRYIENNSIVAKQLKPATKTYIRDSVKKQQIDSAMFDQAQTEIQTTMEENAYQMFLTSDVYLDYVRAGGENPACPTLNGPGSLKVVCGYLPTLNEEEEWTCNDFKAKALASMVGLSSKSLRATASLRTTEVIENGYRSYRRKDPVNPYHVNSGHVFAPVTSANDSEISSDTMTDDSMSMTDSSVDGIPPYRLGKKHLQREMQRSVKMNGQVSLPHFPRTHRLPKEMTPVDPACFAAELIARLEKLKREQETMSSLEERLQQIKEEEEKEDTEVPAGSGQAALEAAHSQPHSVALLPSSGSCEEDPQAILDEHLSRVLKTPGCQSPGVVRHSPRSKSPDHHLPLYRGSMPSLPYPLGSKPFVAKQSTKHVHHHYIHHHSGPKSKEQIEVEAAQRVQCLCPGSTDFCPYPKCRSHLKDQSAGQGDQYGFGSRSNTLSKRSCKANESSTLPNGDGGAGSGQLPSDGTDRSHSVWQWMLEGERQSKHKTHSTQGTKKTYGSDSRGAPGERPSRQHLWGSGGHQRTHQPAHPFIQDPAMPPLPPPNTLAQLEEACRRLEEVSKPAKQRYSASSLQRDRSHPSTSQSGVLPLSSPGPQTEEHKEPKRAHSGPSGQASEMVVTYFFCGEEIPYRRMMKSHCLTLGHFKEQLRKKGNYRYYFKKASSEFDCGAVFEEIWEDCTVLPMYEGKILGKVERVD, from the exons ATGATTAGGACGCTTACAGACAGCTTCAGAGAAGATGCACCTCGACCCCCGGTACCAGGGGAAGAAGGAGAGTCCTCATGCCAGCGCAAGCTCGCCATGAAAACCCAAAAGGCGAAGACAACCGTGGCACCCCTCTCCTCGGACGCGGCGCCGCGGAGGAACGAGGGTGATCTCGGGGAGCCCGAAGGCAGCGCCTCCCCGGACTCCCCACTCTCTCGGTGGACAAAGTCGCTGCACTCGCTCCTGGGCGACCAGGACGGAGCCCACTTGTTCAGGATCTTTTTGGAACGCGAGAAATGCGTCGACACTTTGGATTTCTGGTTCGCCTGCAACGGGTTCAGGCAAATGGACCTCAAGGAAACCAAAACTCTACGAGTTGCCAAAGCTATTTACAAGAGGTATATCGAGAACAACAGCATCGTTGCCAAGCAGCTGAAACCCGCTACGAAAACCTACATAAGGGATAGTGTTAAGAAGCAACAGATCGACTCTGCGATGTTTGATCAGGCGCAGACCGAGATTCAGACAACGATGGAGGAGAACGCGTACCAGATGTTTTTGACCTCTGATGTATACCTCGACTACGTGCGGGCTGGGGGCGAGAACCCGGCGTGCCCGACCCTGAACGGGCCAGGGAGTCTGAAAGTCGTGTGTGGCTACTTGCCTACCCTGAACGAAGAGGAAGAGTGGACTTGCAACGATTTCAAAGCCAAGGCGCTGGCATCTATGGTGGGACTATCTTCAAAATCGTTGCGGGCAACCGCTTCACTGAGAACTACGGAAGTCATTGAAAATGGTTACAG GTCCTATAGACGCAAGGACCCTGTCAACCCCTACCATGTCAATTCTGGCCATGTGTTTGCTCCTGTGACCAGTGCAAACGACAGTGAAATATCCAGCGACACAATGACTGATGATTCCATGTCCATGACTGACAGCAGTGT AGATGGGATTCCTCCGTACAGACTGGGGAAGAAGCACTTACAGCGAGAGATGCAGCGCAGTGTCAAGATGAACGGCCAGGTCTCGCTGCCTCATTTTCCT AGGACACACCGGCTGCCCAAGGAGATGACTCCTGTGGACCCAGCCTGCTTCGCTGCGGAGCTCATTGCCCGGCTGGAGAAGCTCAAGAGGGAGCAGGAAACCATGAGCAGCCTGGAGGAGAGACTGCAGCAAATCAAAGAG gaggaggagaaagaggacACTGAGGTGCCAGCTGGGAGCGGGCAGGCTGCTCTGGAGGCAGCGCACTCCCAGCCTCACTCCGTGGCTCTGCTGCCATCGTCGGGCAGCTGCGAGGAAGACCCCCAGGCTATCCTGGACGAGCACTTGTCGAGGGTGCTGAAGACACCGGGGTGCCAATCTCCGGGGGTGGTTCGCCACTCCCCCCGCTCCAAATCCCCAGACCACCACCTCCCCTTGTACCGGGGCAGCATGCCATCGCTGCCGTACCCCCTGGGCTCCAAACCCTTCGTCGCCAAGCAGTCCACCAAACATGTTCACCACCACTACATCCACCACCACTCGGGGCCCAAGAGCAAGGAGCAGATCGAGGTGGAGGCTGCCCAGCGGGTGCAGTGCCTGTGCCCGGGCAGCACGGACTTCTGCCCCTACCCCAAATGCAGAAGCCACTTGAAAGACCAGTCCGCAGGGCAAGGGGATCAGTACGGATTTGG CAGTCGGTCTAACACGCTGTCGAAGAGGAGCTGCAAAGCCAACGAGAGCTCCACACTTCCCAATGGGGATGGGGGGGCGGGCTCCGGGCAGCTCCCCTCGGACGGGACGGACCGCTCCCACAGCGTCTGGCAGTGGATGTTGGAGGGGGAGAGGCAGAGCAAGCATAAAACACACAG caCTCAAGGTACGAAGAAGACGTACGGCTCCGACTCGAGAGGAGCCCCCGGGGAGAGGCCCAGTCGCCAGCACTTGTGGGGGAGCGGCGGTCACCAGCGGACACACCAGCCAGCCCACCCCTTCATCCAGGACCCGGCTATGCCCCCCCTGCCCCCTCCCAACACCCTGGCACAGCTGGAGGAGGCCTGCCGACGCCTGGAGGAGGTGTCCAAGCCAGCCAAACAGAG GTATTCAGCATCAAGCCTTCAGAGAGACAGGAGTCACCCAAGTACTTCACAAAGTGGAGTCCTGCCTTTATCAAGTCCTGGACCTCAAACAGAAGA ACACAAAGAACCAAAGAGAGCGCACAGTGGTCCCAGTGGCCAGGCCAGTGAGATGGTGGTTACATACTTTTTCTGTGGCGAGGAGATCCCCTACCGGAGGATGATGAAGTCACACTGTCTGACGCTGGGGCACTTCAAGGAACAGCTCCGGAAAAAAGGAAATTacag GTACTACTTCAAGAAGGCCAGCAGTGAGTTTGACTGCGGGGCGGTTTTCGAGGAGATCTGGGAGGACTGCACGGTCTTGCCCATGTATGAGGGCAAGATTCTGGGGAAAGTGGAAAGAGTTGACTAA